The Candidatus Limnocylindrales bacterium genome has a segment encoding these proteins:
- the rplD gene encoding 50S ribosomal protein L4 produces the protein METSVYNRSNQEVGRVSLPAIFETRVNDSLLFDQVLSQLASRRAGTHATKTRGFVSGGGKKPWKQKGTGRARAGSSRSPIWRGGAIIFGPQPRSYDYRLPRSSRKGALASALAQKARDGQLKVVDALALDQPKTKELAALLSALGVADSVLVVIGERDRNIELAGRNIPRVLVLPVEGLNVYDILKYKNLLVAQETLAAIQERLEK, from the coding sequence ATGGAGACGTCGGTCTACAACCGCAGCAATCAGGAGGTGGGGCGCGTGTCGCTGCCCGCCATCTTCGAGACGCGCGTCAACGACAGCCTGCTGTTCGATCAGGTGCTGAGCCAGCTCGCCTCGCGGCGCGCCGGCACGCATGCGACGAAGACGCGCGGCTTCGTCAGCGGCGGCGGCAAGAAGCCGTGGAAGCAGAAGGGCACCGGCCGCGCGCGTGCCGGCTCCTCGCGCTCCCCGATCTGGCGCGGCGGCGCGATCATCTTCGGACCGCAGCCGCGCAGCTACGACTACCGCCTGCCGCGGTCCTCGCGAAAGGGCGCGCTGGCCAGCGCGCTGGCGCAGAAGGCGCGTGACGGTCAGCTCAAGGTCGTCGATGCGCTCGCGCTGGATCAGCCCAAGACCAAGGAGCTGGCCGCGCTGCTGTCGGCGCTCGGGGTGGCCGACAGCGTGCTCGTCGTCATCGGCGAGCGCGATCGCAACATCGAGCTGGCCGGCCGCAACATCCCGCGCGTCCTGGTCCTGCCGGTGGAGGGCCTGAACGTGTACGACATCCTCAAGTACAAGAACCTGCTCGTGGCGCAGGAGACCCTGGCGGCGATTCAGGAGCGGCTGGAAAAGTAG
- a CDS encoding 50S ribosomal protein L23, with amino-acid sequence MSSVFQTLKAPVITEKGTLVAESNQIVFKVHPQATKTQIRSAVEELFEVKVSAVRTVNYMGKRKRYGRTMGTKPKWKKAYVTLADGNAADLLEKI; translated from the coding sequence ATGAGCTCCGTATTTCAGACGCTCAAGGCGCCGGTGATCACCGAGAAGGGCACGCTGGTGGCCGAGTCCAACCAGATCGTCTTCAAGGTGCACCCGCAGGCGACCAAGACCCAGATCCGCAGCGCCGTCGAGGAGCTGTTCGAGGTCAAGGTCTCGGCCGTGCGCACGGTCAACTACATGGGCAAGCGCAAGCGCTACGGCCGCACCATGGGCACCAAGCCCAAATGGAAGAAGGCCTACGTGACGCTGGCCGACGGCAACGCCGCCGACCTGCTCGAGAAGATCTGA